GTCATCAACATCGGCGGCCAGGACTCCAAGGTCATCGCCCTGGACGACCAGGGCCAAGTGCGCGATTTCGCCATGAACGACAAGTGTGCGGCCGGCACCGGCCGTTTCCTGGAGATGGCGGCCCGCAGCCTGGAGGTGCCCCTGGAGGATCTGGGCCGGCTGCACACCGAAAGCGCCGAGGTGCCGGTGACGATCAGCAGCACCTGCACGGTCTTTGCCGAATCCGAGCTCGTCAGCCTGCTGGCCGCCGGCCGCAGCCCGGCCGCCATCGCCCGCGGCATCCACTACGCCATCGCCCGCCGGATCGCCCGGCTGGCCCGGCGGCTGGGGGTCGAGGACCCCGTGCTCTTCGACGGCGGCCCGGCTCTCAATCCGGGCCTGGTCGCGGCCCTGGAGGACGAGCTCCTGCGGCCGGTGATCGTGGCCCAGACACCCCAGATCACCACCGCCC
This region of Thermodesulfobacteriota bacterium genomic DNA includes:
- a CDS encoding acyl-CoA dehydratase activase codes for the protein MNGYFCGIDIGSTAIKVAIIDQAGRPAASTIARTGGHFVRNARAALEHTLAAGGIEAGQLRYTVATGYGRKLFPEADERLSEITANALGATADDGAGLGVRTVINIGGQDSKVIALDDQGQVRDFAMNDKCAAGTGRFLEMAARSLEVPLEDLGRLHTESAEVPVTISSTCTVFAESELVSLLAAGRSPAAIARGIHYAIARRIARLARRLGVEDPVLFDGGPALNPGLVAALEDELLRPVIVAQTPQITTALGAALAARNACQENEACPALDTPPPLDHKMGLPEAGQAARLPWGWLQW